A part of Mustela erminea isolate mMusErm1 chromosome 9, mMusErm1.Pri, whole genome shotgun sequence genomic DNA contains:
- the TSSC4 gene encoding protein TSSC4 produces the protein MSEAGAGEPLEAQQGTEVCALPADTASLSDSDSDVSLPAGAEMEALSPGVRPAEAQGDSDPDEASLSARGLHTAAVQPFQLRGMSSTFSWRSRNIFDCLEGTSSQVLPSVEQTDAGDDGDFPRPPAPASRPPGEDPGRASQSPAPPKLPPVPDYVAHPERWTKYSLENVAEVSEQSNRAAALAFLGSPSLAAPSDRVSSFNQDASSCGEGRVIFTKPARAGEARPERKRALKKAGGPGNPGAPGGEGSVELAHLAGPGSPEAEDWNSPHGGLQEVDMLQGAAHPSSAAGPPVAETVGFHGSRKRNREHFRSKQSSPEAAGAEI, from the coding sequence ATGTctgaggcaggggcaggagagccCCTGGAAGCCCAGCAAGGGACAGAGGTCTGCGCTCTGCCTGCGGACACCGCGTCTCTCAGCGACTCAGACTCTGATGTCAGCCTGCCTGCTGGTGCTGAGATGGAGGCTCTGTCCCCGGGGGTGCGACCTGCGGAGGCTCAGGGGGACTCAGACCCCGATGAGGCCTCTTTGTCTGCGAGGGGCCTCCACACGGCCGCGGTGCAGCCGTTCCAGCTGAGGGGCATGAGCTCTACCTTCTCCTGGCGCAGCCGCAACATCTTTGACTGCCTGGAGGGCACGAGCAGTCAGGTGCTGCCCTCCGTGGAGCAGACTGACGCGGGTGACGACGGGGACTTCCCACGGCCGCCGGCACCCGCAAGCCGGCCTCCAGGAGAGGACCCGGGCAGGGCCAGTCAGAGCCCTGCTCCTCCGAAGTTGCCTCCCGTCCCTGACTATGTGGCCCACCCTGAGCGCTGGACCAAGTACAGCCTGGAAAATGTGGCGGAGGTCAGCGAGCAGAGCAACCGGGCTGCTGCTCTGGCCTTCCTGGGCTCCCCGAGCCTGGCTGCCCCCAGCGACCGTGTGTCCTCTTTCAACCAGGATGCCTCTAGCTGCGGGGAGGGAAGAGTCATCTTCACCAAACCTGCCCGAGCTGGCGAGGCCAGGCCTGAGAGGAAGAGGGCCCTGAAGAAGGCAGGAGGGCCCGGGAACCCGGGCGCCCCAGGGGGCGAGGGCTCCGTGGAGCTGGCCCACCTGGCCGGGCCTGGGAGCCCGGAGGCTGAGGACTGGAACAGCCCCCATGGGGGCCTTCAGGAAGTGGACATGCTGCAGGGGGCCGCCCACCCCAGTTCAGCGGCCGGGCCCCCCGTGGCGGAGACCGTTGGCTTCCATGGCAGCAGGAAGCGGAACAGAGAACATTTCCGGAGCAAGCAGAGCAGCCCTGAGGCCGCAGGTGCCGAGATCTGA